In the Phaseolus vulgaris cultivar G19833 chromosome 7, P. vulgaris v2.0, whole genome shotgun sequence genome, one interval contains:
- the LOC137829274 gene encoding uncharacterized protein, with product MAGESSDSGLSQLQMQALTQHLERIMKQQSDGLHERLDQMEQAQQVNPENRGGDRRRIRENDGEQRTLRIDGIKLYIPTFNGKSDHDAYLEWEIKVKHLFVCNEYNEEQKMKLAAAEFSHYALTWWNKYQRERIRYEEPMVNTWTKMKKIMRKRYIPASYNRDLQLKLQRMTQGNRSVEEYFKEMEVTMIRAGKNEENEAIMARFLNGLNRDIRDVVELQEYVDMKELLHKANQVEQQLKRKGIMKSSNNDKNFNWKDKAMKDKGVPSSSVTSSSGKSPQRYSNSPPKRKTHEVKCFKCLGRGHYASECPTKRNMISLSKTQIVSEPSSEEEKEEVEVELDTLEGDLLMLRRLLGSKMQALDQTQRENIFHTRCSIQGKICSLIVDGGSCTNVASSRLVTKLNLETKLHPRPYKLQWLSEDGEMTVSKQVEVNLSIGQCNDNVLCDVVPMEATHILLGRSWKFDTKAIHDGFTNKISFMQNNKKIILKPLSPIEVCEDQIKLREKRVQEKREMSETPK from the coding sequence ATGGCAGGGGAATCGTCAGATAGTGGACTTTCTCAACTACAGATGCAAGCCTTAACACAACACTTGGAAAGGATAATGAAACAACAAAGTGATGGACTCCATGAGAGGTTGGATCAAATGGAGCAAGCACAACAAGTAAATCCAGAGAATAGAGGAGGAGATAGGAGGAGGATAAGAGAAAATGATGGAGAACAAAGAACTCTGAGAATTGAtggaataaaattatatattccCACATTCAATGGGAAAAGTGATCATGATGCTTACTTGGAGTGGGAAATTAAAGTAAAGCATTTGTTTGTTTGCAATGAGTACAATGAGGAGCAAAAGATGAAGTTGGCAGCAGCTGAATTTTCACATTATGCCTTAACTTGGTGGAATAAATACCAAAGGGAGAGAATTAGATATGAGGAACCCATGGTGAACACTTggacaaaaatgaaaaagattATGAGGAAGAGATATATTCCAGCAAGCTACAATAGGGATTTGCAACTCAAACTTCAAAGAATGACTCAAGGGAATAGAAGTGTGGAGGAGTATTTTAAAGAGATGGAGGTGACCATGATTAGAGCTGGAAAGAATGAAGAAAACGAAGCAATCATGGCAAGATTTTTGAATGGATTGAATCGTGATATTAGGGATGTTGTGGAGCTGCAAGAGTATGTTGACATGAAAGAGTTGTTGCACAAGGCTAACCAAGTAGAACAACAACTCAAGAGGAAGGGAATCATGAAGAGTTCTAACAATGATAAAAATTTCAATTGGAAGGATAAGGCGATGAAGGATAAAGGAGTTCCCTCAAGTTCAGTCACTTCTTCAAGTGGGAAGTCACCTCAAAGATATAGTAATTCACCACCTAAAAGGAAAACACATGAGGTAAAATGTTTCAAATGCTTGGGAAGAGGACATTATGCTTCAGAATGTCCAACAAAAAGGAATATGATCAGTTTATCAAAGACACAAATAGTCAGTGAACcttcaagtgaagaagagaaggaaGAGGTAGAGGTGGAGTTGGATACATTGGAGGGTGATTTGTTGATGCTTCGAAGGCTTTTAGGAAGCAAAATGCAAGCTTTGGACCAAacccaaagggaaaatattttccatactagATGTTCCATTCAAGGGAAAATATGTTCACTCATAGTTGATGGAGGAAGTTGCACCAATGTAGCTAGCTCAAGACTAGTTACCAAATTGAATTTGGAGACAAAACTGCACCCAAGGCCATACAAgcttcaatggcttagtgaagatgGAGAGATGACAGTGAGTAAGCAAGTGGAGGTGAACTTATCCATAGGACAATGTAATGATAATGTCTTGTGTGATGTGGTTCCAATGGAGGCAACTCACATTTTGTTAGGGAGGTCGTGGAAGTTTGACACCAAGGCTATTCATGATGGTTTCACCAATAAAATCTCTTTCATGCAGAATAATAAGAAGATCATTCTCAAACCCTTATCTCCTATAGAGGTGTGTGAGGATCAAATCaaattgagagaaaagagagtccaagagaaaagagagatgagTGAAACACCTAAATAG